Proteins found in one Salvia splendens isolate huo1 chromosome 10, SspV2, whole genome shotgun sequence genomic segment:
- the LOC121751869 gene encoding DNA-directed RNA polymerase I subunit 1-like: protein MAATEMVRSVRFGFMTDKEVRKQSLVKITNPNLLDTLDKPIPGGLYDLAMGPLVDGAECKSCGQQSFNCSGHCGHIELVSPAYNPLLVKMLSNILNKACFYCFHFRSSKAEAENCVSQLERIKEGNIVAAKKLSLRQKVIDKKKMDWADVDDVVDPEDSQGSNVSHSGVDSDVENNHKHEKEAFWDSTLLTESMSVLNEFLKAKEKKCKNCKRSNPKITKPTFGWFHVKGISSTQLRANAILSSGLDVTHSGGGEDRPSSEVLNASDCSWKDGSDTAEAHSYAASDSLKTPSKKRQKQTKIRNPGFEEKVDLFSGPLLPSEVRGILRRLWENEAELCSYISDIQHQHDTIFEKIAGYSMFFLETVLVPPIKFRPPAKGGNSVMEHPHTVLLGKVLQANIALGNAHTNNSERSRIISRWMDLQQSINVLVDNKNASSQSLKDGVMGICQYLEKKEGLFRQKMMGKRVNFACRSVISPDPYLAVNEIGIPPYFALRLTYPERVTPWNAGKLRDAVINGPDIHPGATTYVDSVSTVKLPKDKKMRVSISRKLPSSRGVVTQSGKIDEHEFEGKTVLRHLQDGDIVLVNRQPTLHKPSIMAHVVRVLKGERTLRMHYANCSSYNADFDGDEINVHFPQDEISRAEAYNIVNANEQYIVPTKGDTVRGLIQDNIVAAVLITMKNTFFNRSEFSQLLYGSGVFAAGPGSRPGEQKVSVLDSEGLMESVLPAVWKPEPLWTGKQVITALLNHITRGCAPCIVENQGKIPKNYFASTNYKKGEEDQDHNAEHDLLIWKNELVRGVIDKAQFGKFGLVHTVQELYGSNSAGILLSALSRLFTLFLQFHGFTCGLDDLIILPNYDIQRKEKLEGEDVGEEVHCDFVKFKPGQIGPEELQLEIEKVISSDRESSTAILDMKMKNKLTNRLTREGSDILKHLLTKGLLKPFPKNCISVMTTTGAKGSTVNFQQISAYLGQQELEGKRVPRMVSGKTLPSFPPWDYTARAGGFITDRFLSGLRPQEYYFHCMAGREGLVDTAVKTSRSGYLQRCLIKNLESLKVCYDYTVRDSDGSIVQFYYGEDGVDVLKTSFLKNFKALQDNRETICGKFQNQRQFNSYINELPKGLEEQAKRYIHEVQENSSEKQILPRHKGKKKEHEKEKALAEEQAFLALVKQKYLSSLAESGEPVGVIAAQSVGEPSTQMTLNTFHLAGRGEMNVTLGIPRLQEILMTAPNIIKTPVLTCPFADLRSKRDVVALVSKVKRVSVADLVESMEIELSFDRHDVARIYKLIMKLKETEFMSSEDIKDTLETTFLYELEDAIENHIIFLSRISGIKNFVSNSTTAVPGETDEDESGEKSTEVDNDDDDDEDDEKGGNDIDADAQKRKQQASDERDYSDESDVDHGEAELPPDPEKSKSEVEDPEDMDTSKDDGTIHSDEKDEQKADEGGGTSARDFYSGKGFSSKKIKRAVKLECKGLSYEVHFRFTNEPHLLLDQLAQKTAKKVFIKGTGKMSQCRLVQYDPDEKTVIWNDTKKPKRGENRPEAGADDSLYWAMKASGVDFKSLWEMHADLDVNRLYSNNVHAVLNTYGVEAARETLIREVKQVFDIYGVKIDYRHLSLIADYMTHTGGYRPMSRHGCISESISPFLKMSFEMASKFIVEAASLGLKDDLETPSSRICLGLPVKVGTGCFDLMQKLDS from the exons ATG GCTGCAACTGAGATGGTGCGCTCGGTCCGTTTTGGCTTCATGACTGATAAAGAAGTGAGGAAGCAGAGTTTAGTGAAAATCACAAATCCTAATTTGCTTGATACGTTGGACAAGCCAATTCCTGGCGGACTGTATGATTTAGCTATGGGACCTCTCGTTGACGGCGCCGA GTGTAAATCGTGCGGCCAGCAATCGTTTAATTGCTCCGGTCATTGTGGCCACATCGAGCTTGTTTCGCCAGCTTACAATCCATTGCTTGTGAAAATGCTGAGTAATATTCTCAATAAAGCATGCttttattgttttcattttcgATCAAGCAAGGCGGAG GCTGAGAACTGTGTTTCTCAATtggaaaggataaaagaaggaAACATTGTTGCAGCGAAGAAGTTGAGTTTGCGACAGAAGGTGATAGACAAGAAAAAGATGGACTGGGCCGATGTAGACGATGTAGTTGATCCAGAGGATAGTCAAGGGAGTAATGTATCACATTCTGGAGTAGATTCTGATGTCGAAAATAACCACAAGCATGAGAAAGAGGCATTCTGGGACTCCACCTTGCTAACTGAATCTATGtcagttttgaatgaatttttaAAGGCAAAAGAGAAGAAGTGCAAGAACTGCAAACGCAGTAACCCAAAGATCACCAAACCAACATTTGGATGGTTTCATGTG AAAGGAATTTCTAGTACCCAATTGAGAGCGAATGCCATACTAAGCAGTGGGTTGGACGTGACGCACAGCGGAGGTGGTGAGGATAGACCTTCCTCTGAGGTGTTAAATGCTAGTGATTGTTCATGGAAGGATGGCTCTGACACAGCTGAAGCCCATTCATATGCTGCCTCAGATAGCCTCAAAACACCCAGCAAAAAAAGGCAAAAGCAAACTAAAATTCGAAATCCAGGGTTTGAGGAGAAAGTTGATTTATTTTCAGGACCTCTCTTACCATCAGAG GTTAGAGGTATTCTGAGACGTTTGTGGGAAAATGAAGCTGAGCTTTGCTCATATATAAGTGATATTCAACACCAGCATGAtactatttttgaaaaaatagcAGGCTACTCAATGTTTTTTCTAGAGACTGTTCTTGTCCCTCCTATTAAATTCAGACCTCCGGCCAAAGGTGGCAATTCT GTGATGGAGCATCCACACACTGTTCTATTAGGGAAGGTGCTGCAGGCAAATATCGCTTTAGGAAATGCTCACACAAATAATTCTGAACGCTCAAGGATTATTAGTCGTTGGATGGATCTTCAGCAATCTATCAATGTATTAGTTGATAACAAAAATGCGAGTA GTCAATCTTTAAAAGACGGTGTTATGGGAATTTGTCAGTACCTTGAAAAGAAGGAGGGTTTATTCCGCCAGAAGATGATGGGCAAAAGGGTCAATTTCGCTTGCCGGTCTGTCATATCTCCAGACCCTTACTTGGCAGTTAATGAAATTGGAATTCCTCCATACTTTGCTTTGAGATTGACATATCCAGAG AGAGTGACTCCTTGGAATGCTGGAAAATTGAGGGATGCTGTCATTAATGGGCCTGATATCCATCCTGGAGCTACAACTTATGTGGATAGTGTATCCACTGTAAAACTACCTAAAGATAAAAAGATGCGTGTATCAATATCTAGAAAATTACCCTCGTCACGGGGTGTCGTAACCCAATCGGGGAAGATCGACGAGCATGAGTTTGAGGGCAAGACTGTCCTTCGCCACTTGCAAGATGGGGATATTGTGCTTGTAAATCGTCAG CCCACGCTCCACAAGCCAAGTATAATGGCTCATGTTGTTCGTGTATTGAAGGGAGAAAGAACTCTGCGCATGCATTATGCAAATTGCAG CTCATACAATGCAgattttgatggtgatgaaatCAATGTGCATTTTCCTCAAGATGAAATTTCTCGTGCAGAAGCGTACAACATTGTTAATGCTAATGAACAATATATTGTTCCAACAAAGGGCGACACTGTGAGAGGCTTGATTCAG GATAATATTGTCGCTGCTGTGCTTATTACAATGAAGAATACATTTTTTAATCGGAGTGAATTTAGTCAGCTGCTTTATGGGTCTGGTGTATTTGCAGCTGGGCCTGGTTCGCGTCCAGGAGAACAGAAAGTTTCAGTATTAGATTCTGAAGGTCTGATGGAATCTGTCTTGCCTGCAGTGTGGAAACCAGAGCCTCTTTGGACTGGGAAACAG GTCATTACAGCATTACTGAATCACATCACTAGAGGTTGTGCACCTTGTATTGTTGAAAATCAAGGGAAAATCCCGAAGAACTATTTTGCTAGCACCAATTACAAAAAAGGAGAGGAGGATCAAGATCACAATGCTGAACATGATTTATTAATTTGGAAGAATGAGCTAGTACGTGGTGTCATCGACAAAGCTCAATTTGGAAAGTTTGGCTTGGTTCACACAGTGCAAGAGCTTTATGGATCTAATAGTGCAGGAATTTTGCTTTCTGCATTAAGCCGGTTATTCACACTCTTCTTGCAG TTTCATGGGTTCACATGTGGGCTAGATGACCTTATCATATTACCCAATTACGATATCCAGAGAAAGGAGAAACTTGAAGGAGAAGATGTAGGTGAAGAGGTCCACTGTGATTTTGTCAAGTTCAAACCTGGGCAAATAG GCCCTGAAGAGCTGCAGTTGGAAATTGAGAAAGTCATATCCAGTGATAGAGAATCTTCAACTGCAATATTGGacatgaaaatgaaaaataagttGACAAATAGGCTAACTAGGGAAGGTTCTGATATACTCAAACATTTGCTGACTAAAGGGTTGTTGAAACCTTTTCCGAAGAACTGCATCTCCGTGATGACCACTACAGGCGCTAAGGGTAGTACG GTGAATTTCCAACAAATATCTGCCTATCTAGGACAACAGGAGTTGGAAGGTAAAAGAGTGCCTCGAATGGTTTCTGGGAAGACTTTGCCCTCCTTTCCTCCGTGGGATTACACTGCTAGAGCCGGAGGATTTATCACTGATCGCTTTCTTTCTGGCCTCCGACCACAGGAATATTACTTCCATTGTATGGCTGGCCGTGAAGG GTTAGTTGACACAGCAGTAAAGACATCTCGTAGTGGATATCTACAGCGCTGTCTGATAAAAAATCTGGAGAGTCTCAAAGTTTGTTATGACTATACAGTTCGTGATTCTGATGGTTCGATCGTTCAATTTTACTATGGAGAAGATGGTGTTGATGTCCTCAAGACGAGCTTCCTTAAAAATTTTAAGGCACTACAAGAT AATCGAGAAACTATCTGCGGGAAATTTCAGAACCAGCGTCAATTCAACAGTTACATTAACGAATTACCCAAGGGGCTTGAAGAACAAGCCAAGCGCTATATTCATGAAGTGCAAGAAAATTCATCAGAAAAACAAATTCTTCCAAGACACAAAGGTaaaaagaaggaacatgagaaGGAAAAGGCATTAGCAGAAGAGCAAGCCTTTTTAGCGTTGGTGAAGCAGAAATATCTATCGAGTCTTGCAGAATCAGGAGAACCAGTTGGTGTCATTGCAGCTCAGTCAGTAGGTGAACCATCAACGCAGATGAC ACTCAACACTTTTCATCTGGCTGGCCGTGGAGAAATGAACGTGACCCTTGGTATTCCTCGTCTCCAGGAGATTTTGATGACTGCACCAAATATCATTAAGACTCCCGTTTTGACCTGCCCATTCGCTGATTTGAGATCCAA GCGTGACGTCGTGGCCCTAGTTTCAAAGGTGAAGAGAGTCTCAGTGGCGGATCTGGTGGAGAGTATGGAAATTGAACTCTCATTTGATCGGCATGACGTGGCTAGAATTTATAAGTTGATAATGAAACTCAAAGAGACTGAGTTTATGTCGTCAGAGGACATTAAGGATACGCTCGAAACTACTTTTCTATATGAATTGGAGGATGCAATCGAAAATCATATCATTTTCCTCTCCAGAATTAGTGGCATTAAAAACTTCGTGTCTAATTCAACAACAGCAGTACCAGGTGAAACTGATGAAGATGAATCAGGGGAAAAATCAACAGAAGTCGACAATGACGACGacgatgatgaagatgatgagaaGGGGGGAAATGACATCGATGCAGATGCTCAGAAGAGAAAGCAACAAGCTTCGGATGAAAGGGACTATAGTGATGAATCTGATGTCGACCATGGTGAAGCTGAGTTACCTCCAGATCCGGAGAAAAGCAAGAGCGAGGTAGAAGACCCCGAGGACATGGATACCAGCAAAGACGATGGAACCATACACTCAGATGAGAAAGACGAACAAAAGGCCGATGAGGGCGGAGGTACATCCGCAAGAGATTTTTATTCAGGAAAAGGTTTTTCCAGCAAGAAAATAAAACGTGCTGTGAAGTTGGAATGCAAAGGATTGTCGTATGAAGTCCACTTCAGATTTACCAACGAGCCTCATTTATTGCTTGATCAG CTTGCCCAGAAAACAGCAAAGAAGGTATTCATCAAGGGGACTGGCAAGATGAGCCAATGCAGATTAGTACAATACGACCCTGACGAGAAAACAGTCATCTGGAACGACACCAAGAAGCCGAAGAGGGGCGAGAACAGACCGGAAGCAGGTGCAGACGACTCTTTGTATTGGGCAATGAAGGCGTCCGGTGTGGACTTCAAGTCGCTGTGGGAGATGCACGCGGATCTTGACGTGAATCGTCTCTATTCGAACAATGTGCACGCGGTGCTGAACACATATGGTGTGGAGGCCGCCCGAGAGACTCTGATAAGGGAGGTGAAGCAGGTGTTCGATATCTATGGCGTGAAGATAGACTACCGGCATTTGAGCTTGATCGCGGATTACATGACCCATACAGGTGGGTATAGGCCAATGAGTCGGCATGGGTGTATATCAGAGTCGATATCTCCGTTCCTTAAGATGTCGTTTGAGATGGCGTCCAAATTCATCGTTGAAGCAGCGTCTCTCGGGCTAAAAGATGACCTAGAGACCCCGTCGTCCAGGATCTGCTTAGGTCTGCCTGTCAAAGTCGGTACAGGCTGTTTTGACTTGATGCAGAAATTGGATTCTTGA